The following are encoded together in the Arcobacter aquimarinus genome:
- the pdxA gene encoding 4-hydroxythreonine-4-phosphate dehydrogenase, translated as MIENKKPKIAISIGDLNGIGIEIALKCHEEISNICQPIYCINNKMLKKASNELKIEVPKSFEIFKTKGEFEIKPGTVSKKSGKYSYDSFLDAINLANKKEVEAICTLPINKEAWNKADIKYKGHTEVLRDYFGEDAIMMLGCSSMFVALFTEHIPLKKVAKKIVEENLTKFLIDFYNNVKSDNIAVLGLNPHASDNGVLGDEEIEIFKAIKKANKFLDKNIFKGPLVPDTAFSPNSRKNHKYFIAMYHDQGLAPLKALYFDESVNISLNLPIIRTSVDHGTAFNIAYKNEDINTQSYINAIKEAINLIHIKK; from the coding sequence ATGATTGAAAATAAAAAACCAAAAATTGCCATTAGTATTGGAGATTTAAATGGCATAGGAATTGAAATCGCCTTAAAATGTCACGAAGAAATCTCTAATATTTGTCAACCAATATATTGTATAAATAATAAAATGCTAAAAAAAGCTTCTAATGAACTAAAAATTGAAGTTCCAAAAAGTTTTGAAATATTTAAGACAAAGGGTGAATTTGAAATTAAACCTGGAACAGTTTCTAAAAAATCAGGGAAATACTCTTATGATTCATTTTTAGATGCAATAAATTTGGCAAATAAAAAAGAAGTTGAAGCAATTTGTACACTTCCTATAAATAAAGAAGCTTGGAATAAAGCAGATATAAAATACAAAGGTCATACAGAAGTATTGAGAGATTATTTTGGAGAAGATGCTATTATGATGCTTGGTTGTTCTTCAATGTTTGTAGCTTTATTTACTGAGCATATCCCTTTGAAAAAAGTAGCTAAAAAGATAGTTGAAGAAAACTTAACAAAATTTTTAATTGATTTTTATAATAATGTAAAAAGCGACAATATAGCTGTTCTTGGATTAAATCCCCATGCAAGTGATAATGGAGTTTTGGGGGACGAAGAGATAGAAATTTTCAAAGCAATTAAAAAAGCAAATAAATTTTTAGATAAAAATATTTTTAAAGGCCCATTAGTTCCAGATACAGCTTTTTCACCAAATTCAAGAAAAAATCATAAATATTTTATTGCAATGTATCATGACCAAGGTTTAGCTCCATTAAAAGCTTTATATTTTGATGAGAGTGTGAATATAAGTTTAAATCTTCCAATTATCAGAACTTCTGTTGATCATGGAACTGCTTTTAATATTGCCTATAAAAATGAAGATATAAATACTCAAAGTTATATAAATGCTATAAAAGAAGCTATAAATTTAATTCATATTAAAAAATGA
- a CDS encoding ATP-binding protein — protein sequence MKILEACYEINFSKINFIERKQKIEKSKTIISGPPKTGKSYLIYDYLSNHKSKDYLYLDFSDLRNNIEEIYVDLQKFIKMNEITILVLENFEFQFEIPTCETIIISTSYPYKIRGFENIILNALDFEEYLLHDNKHQNITQSFNSFLKFGNLPELINIDEHKKIQRLQEILKLSSLDETYYEILKSLIENIDEKKSLFQIFNSLKLKIKISKDKFYEICKKVENNKIIYFIAKYNQEKSLKKVYTYNHSFFNAISHSKKFKNEFSNMIFLELQNRYDEIYYLDNIDFYIKSKNMAVIAIPFFNSFLTANLVKKIIKISHEFDINEINIITISNSEKINDSKIKINVIPFYEWALS from the coding sequence ATGAAAATATTAGAAGCTTGCTATGAAATTAATTTCTCAAAAATTAATTTTATAGAACGAAAACAAAAAATTGAAAAATCAAAAACTATAATAAGTGGTCCTCCCAAAACGGGGAAAAGTTATTTAATCTACGATTACTTATCAAATCATAAATCTAAAGATTATTTATATCTAGATTTTTCTGATTTAAGAAATAATATTGAAGAAATTTATGTAGATTTACAAAAATTTATAAAAATGAATGAAATCACTATTTTAGTTTTAGAAAATTTTGAGTTCCAATTTGAAATTCCAACTTGTGAAACTATAATTATTTCTACTTCTTATCCTTATAAAATAAGAGGATTTGAAAATATAATATTAAATGCTTTAGATTTTGAAGAATATTTACTTCATGATAATAAACACCAAAACATAACACAAAGTTTCAACAGTTTTTTAAAATTTGGTAATTTACCTGAATTGATAAATATTGATGAACATAAAAAAATACAAAGGTTACAAGAGATATTAAAACTCTCTTCTTTAGATGAAACTTATTACGAAATTTTAAAAAGTTTAATTGAAAATATTGATGAAAAAAAATCACTTTTTCAAATATTTAATTCATTAAAATTAAAAATTAAAATTTCTAAAGATAAATTTTATGAAATTTGCAAAAAAGTAGAAAACAATAAAATAATATATTTTATAGCAAAATATAATCAAGAGAAATCTCTTAAAAAAGTTTACACATATAATCACTCATTTTTTAATGCTATTTCCCATTCTAAAAAATTTAAAAATGAATTCTCGAATATGATTTTTCTAGAACTACAAAATAGATATGATGAAATTTATTATTTAGATAATATTGATTTTTATATAAAATCAAAAAATATGGCTGTGATTGCTATTCCATTTTTTAATAGTTTTTTAACTGCTAATTTAGTGAAAAAAATAATTAAAATTTCTCATGAATTTGATATAAATGAAATAAATATAATAACTATTTCAAATAGTGAAAAAATCAATGACTCAAAAATAAAAATAAATGTAATTCCTTTTTATGAATGGGCTTTAAGCTAA
- the pyrH gene encoding UMP kinase produces the protein MNKRVLVKFSGEALAGAEGYGIDTQILDYIAEEIKSLVENGIEVGIVIGGGNIIRGVTAAADGVIKRTSADYMGMLGTVINGVAMQEALEYKGLSARLQTAIKMEQIAEPFIVRKAMRHLEKGRVVIFGAGTGNPYFTTDTGATLRATEIGASMLIKATKVDGVYDKDPMKYSDAKKLDTLSYDRALEDHIKVMDDTAIALAKDNKLPIVVANMNEKGNLLKIVKGDYSKCSIVK, from the coding sequence ATGAATAAAAGAGTACTTGTTAAATTTTCTGGTGAAGCACTAGCTGGTGCAGAAGGTTATGGAATTGATACTCAAATACTGGATTATATAGCTGAAGAGATAAAAAGTCTAGTAGAAAATGGTATTGAAGTTGGTATCGTTATTGGCGGTGGAAATATAATTAGAGGTGTAACCGCAGCAGCTGACGGAGTCATAAAAAGAACAAGTGCTGATTATATGGGTATGTTAGGAACTGTAATAAATGGAGTTGCTATGCAAGAAGCCCTAGAATATAAAGGTTTAAGTGCAAGACTTCAAACAGCTATTAAAATGGAACAAATTGCCGAACCATTTATTGTTAGAAAAGCAATGAGGCATTTAGAAAAAGGAAGAGTTGTAATATTTGGAGCAGGAACTGGTAATCCATACTTTACAACAGATACAGGAGCAACATTAAGAGCTACTGAAATTGGTGCTTCAATGCTTATAAAAGCTACTAAAGTAGATGGTGTTTATGATAAAGACCCAATGAAATACTCTGATGCTAAAAAATTAGATACTTTATCTTATGATAGAGCGTTAGAAGACCATATAAAAGTAATGGATGACACAGCAATTGCACTAGCAAAAGATAATAAACTTCCAATAGTTGTTGCAAATATGAATGAAAAAGGAAACTTACTAAAAATCGTAAAAGGTGATTATAGTAAGTGTTCAATAGTTAAATAA
- a CDS encoding DNA-directed RNA polymerase subunit omega — protein MMRLEERISKALKQVDNDRYILAIAVGQRADELSKGAKPLLELNTQKMKYTDIAIDEIAAGLLKIEGFVDKK, from the coding sequence ATGATGAGATTAGAAGAAAGAATTTCAAAAGCATTAAAACAAGTTGACAATGATAGATATATACTAGCAATTGCTGTTGGACAAAGAGCAGATGAATTAAGTAAAGGTGCAAAGCCTTTATTAGAATTAAATACTCAAAAAATGAAATACACTGATATTGCTATTGATGAAATTGCAGCGGGTCTTTTAAAAATAGAAGGATTTGTAGATAAAAAATAA
- a CDS encoding RelA/SpoT family protein translates to MEQFFKEIQSINAIEDAISKLKTQIEISPKLYEIINFIIEAHEGQFRKSGEPYCVHPVLVAAITAHFSKDESVIATALLHDVVEDTEYTLDFVREKWGNDIAIMVDGLTKIVEIREHEFVTASDATDSKIISSALTFRKMLIASIDDVRVLVVKLCDRLHNMLTLNVLPPNKQKRIAEETLVVYVPIANRLGISTLKNALEDLAFFYIYPNEYKKIDNFLKEQEHAMQLTFNNFISTTKNLLEKNGYDLNKIKIYSRIKHHYSIYLKMQRKGISIDEVLDLFAIRILVENDIDCYKVLGFIHLEFKPLISRFKDYVATPKENGYQTIHTTVFYNSKIYEIQIRSFEMNKIAEYGIAAHWMYKSGVKNTTNLNWLKSLEFSNENIEEFYQETKDNLYTQEIIVYSPKGEVFTLPVGSTAYDFAFAVHSNVGKKAIACYINKIKKPLLTVLKSTDIVSIETGDDIIVRCSWIDMVQTSRAKKQIKFLCTHRQREIDEMSGKNILNTVFSRYYEDVTKIYPIESLYKVPLVLDFFKNSKQLIEKNIVQDKGLMTRFKILTSKIKEFKFDNMLIYSNFSITSVSFDHCCHPKFGDDIVAFRNNNEAIIHHKMCDKAYNKIKNNHQMLFCKWTKNSVYQYKMVISIPNTRGELAKVLTYMAENEFYILGVDFGRQKHSYIQYCDIEFEANKSNIDEVKKIIEKKVKVIEFFSKKDAYNK, encoded by the coding sequence ATGGAACAATTTTTTAAAGAAATTCAAAGCATAAATGCTATTGAAGATGCTATTAGTAAACTAAAAACTCAAATTGAGATTTCTCCTAAGTTATATGAAATAATTAATTTCATAATAGAAGCACATGAGGGACAATTTAGAAAAAGTGGTGAGCCTTACTGTGTTCATCCTGTATTAGTTGCTGCAATTACAGCTCATTTTTCCAAAGATGAATCAGTAATTGCAACAGCTTTACTTCATGATGTAGTAGAAGATACGGAATATACCCTTGATTTTGTAAGAGAAAAATGGGGAAATGATATTGCAATAATGGTAGATGGACTTACCAAAATTGTTGAAATAAGAGAACATGAATTTGTTACTGCAAGTGATGCTACTGATTCTAAAATAATATCATCTGCACTTACTTTTAGAAAAATGCTTATTGCTTCTATAGATGATGTTAGAGTTTTGGTAGTTAAACTCTGTGATAGACTTCATAATATGCTAACACTTAATGTATTACCTCCAAATAAACAAAAAAGAATAGCCGAAGAAACTTTAGTTGTTTATGTTCCAATAGCAAATAGATTAGGTATCTCCACTCTAAAAAATGCACTAGAAGATTTAGCATTTTTTTATATCTATCCAAATGAATACAAAAAAATTGATAATTTTTTAAAAGAGCAAGAACATGCAATGCAACTTACTTTTAATAATTTTATCTCTACAACAAAAAATCTATTAGAAAAAAATGGATATGATTTAAATAAAATTAAAATATATTCAAGAATAAAACATCATTATTCAATTTACTTAAAAATGCAAAGAAAAGGGATTTCGATAGATGAAGTTTTAGATCTTTTCGCTATTAGAATCTTAGTTGAAAATGATATTGATTGCTACAAAGTTTTAGGTTTTATACATTTAGAATTTAAACCTTTAATTTCAAGATTTAAAGATTATGTTGCAACGCCTAAAGAAAATGGTTATCAAACTATTCATACAACAGTATTTTATAACTCAAAAATTTATGAAATTCAAATTCGTTCTTTCGAAATGAATAAAATAGCAGAATATGGAATAGCAGCCCATTGGATGTATAAATCAGGTGTTAAAAATACTACAAATTTAAATTGGCTTAAATCTTTAGAGTTTTCAAATGAAAATATAGAAGAATTTTATCAAGAAACAAAAGATAATTTATATACTCAAGAAATTATAGTTTACTCTCCAAAAGGTGAAGTTTTTACTCTTCCTGTTGGCTCAACAGCCTATGATTTTGCTTTTGCAGTACATTCAAATGTTGGTAAAAAAGCTATTGCTTGCTATATAAATAAAATAAAAAAACCTCTTTTAACTGTGCTTAAAAGTACAGATATTGTCTCTATTGAAACAGGAGATGATATAATTGTTAGATGTTCTTGGATTGATATGGTTCAAACATCAAGAGCAAAAAAACAGATTAAATTTTTATGTACTCATAGACAAAGAGAAATAGATGAAATGTCTGGTAAAAATATCTTAAATACAGTATTTTCTAGATATTATGAAGATGTTACAAAAATATATCCTATTGAATCTCTTTATAAAGTTCCTTTAGTATTAGATTTCTTCAAAAATTCTAAACAACTTATTGAAAAAAACATAGTACAAGATAAAGGATTAATGACTAGGTTTAAAATATTAACTAGTAAAATAAAAGAGTTTAAATTTGATAATATGTTAATATATTCAAATTTCAGTATAACTTCTGTATCATTTGACCATTGCTGTCATCCAAAGTTTGGAGATGATATCGTAGCTTTTAGAAATAACAATGAAGCTATTATTCATCATAAAATGTGCGATAAAGCCTATAATAAAATTAAAAATAATCACCAAATGCTTTTTTGTAAATGGACAAAAAATAGTGTTTATCAATATAAAATGGTAATAAGTATTCCCAATACAAGAGGAGAATTAGCCAAAGTGCTTACATATATGGCTGAAAATGAATTTTATATTTTAGGTGTAGATTTTGGAAGACAAAAACACTCTTACATACAATATTGTGATATAGAGTTTGAAGCAAATAAATCAAATATTGATGAAGTAAAAAAAATAATTGAAAAAAAAGTAAAAGTTATAGAATTTTTCTCGAAAAAAGATGCATATAACAAATAA
- the tyrS gene encoding tyrosine--tRNA ligase — translation MENRVQEALNEIKRGTAEIIDIEAIEKVIKKYFETGENFYVKAGFDPTAPDLHLGHTVLIQKLATFQKFGGIIQFLIGDFTATIGDPTGKSETRKVLSNEQVLNNAETYKEQVFKILDPNKTQVMFNSTWLKELGTGGLIALASNLTVARMLERDDFSKRYASNTPIAVSEFIYPLLQGYDSVAMNTDIELGGTDQKFNLLMGRTLQKAYDCKKQQAVLMMPILEGLDGVQKMSKSLGNYIGVTDEPFDMFGKILSISDELMWRYFELLSSKSLKEIDEIKEGVKNETLHPKKVKESLAMEIVDRFHGVGFGEKAKEEFEKVFAKKDIPTDIPVFTFETSIWICQALVDSKLVDSTSQARRDIKANAVSINQEKISDDKLNLEKGEFVLQKGKKSFAKIIIK, via the coding sequence ATGGAAAATAGAGTTCAAGAAGCACTAAATGAAATAAAACGTGGAACTGCTGAAATTATAGATATTGAAGCAATAGAAAAAGTAATAAAAAAATATTTTGAAACAGGTGAGAATTTTTATGTAAAAGCAGGCTTTGATCCAACTGCACCAGATTTACATTTAGGTCATACTGTTTTAATACAAAAACTTGCTACATTTCAAAAATTTGGTGGAATTATACAATTTTTAATTGGTGATTTTACTGCAACAATTGGTGACCCTACAGGTAAAAGTGAAACTAGAAAAGTTTTAAGTAATGAGCAAGTTTTAAATAATGCAGAAACATATAAAGAACAAGTTTTTAAAATACTTGATCCAAATAAAACTCAAGTTATGTTTAATTCAACTTGGTTAAAAGAGTTAGGAACAGGTGGATTAATAGCTCTTGCTTCAAATTTGACAGTTGCAAGAATGCTTGAGCGTGATGATTTTTCTAAAAGATATGCTTCTAATACTCCTATTGCTGTTAGTGAATTTATATATCCTTTACTTCAAGGTTATGATTCAGTTGCTATGAATACAGATATAGAACTTGGAGGAACAGATCAAAAATTCAATCTTTTAATGGGAAGAACTCTACAAAAAGCTTATGATTGTAAAAAACAACAAGCTGTATTAATGATGCCTATTTTAGAAGGTTTAGATGGTGTTCAAAAAATGTCTAAATCATTAGGTAATTATATTGGTGTAACTGATGAACCTTTTGATATGTTTGGAAAAATTTTATCAATATCTGATGAATTAATGTGGAGATATTTTGAACTATTATCATCTAAATCTTTAAAAGAAATAGATGAAATAAAAGAAGGTGTAAAAAATGAAACTTTACATCCTAAAAAAGTAAAAGAATCTTTGGCAATGGAAATCGTTGATAGATTTCATGGTGTTGGATTTGGAGAAAAAGCAAAAGAGGAATTCGAAAAAGTATTTGCTAAAAAAGATATTCCAACGGATATTCCTGTGTTTACTTTTGAAACATCAATTTGGATTTGTCAAGCATTAGTTGATAGTAAACTTGTTGACTCAACTTCTCAAGCAAGACGAGATATAAAGGCAAATGCTGTGTCTATAAACCAAGAAAAAATAAGTGATGATAAGTTAAATTTAGAAAAAGGTGAATTTGTTTTACAAAAAGGTAAAAAAAGTTTCGCTAAGATAATAATAAAATAG
- a CDS encoding nitronate monooxygenase — MKIGKYEIKHPIIQGGMGVGISWDQLAGNVSLEGGLGVISAVGTGYYKNKSENVNIITKKDKPKDVLNFYSKDALTEIFQNARKICADAPLACNVLYAINDYGRVVRDACQAGANIIITGAGIPTNMPEFTKEYPDVALIPIVSSARALKLICKKWERYNKLPDAVIVEGPLSGGHQGFKYEDCYKEEFQLENIVPDVIEEAKKWGNIPVIAAGGIWDKKDIDKFINMGCVGVQMATRFIGTFECDADAKFKNVLLNAKAEDIQLMKSPVGLPARGVRTNLQFSIENHTAPKVQCISNCVAPCNRGHEAKLVGYCIADRLGAAYQGDVETGLFFSGSNGYRIDKIISVKELIQKLTVGE; from the coding sequence TTGAAAATAGGAAAATATGAAATAAAACACCCAATAATCCAAGGTGGAATGGGAGTTGGAATTAGTTGGGATCAATTAGCTGGAAATGTAAGTCTTGAAGGTGGTCTAGGAGTTATTTCAGCTGTTGGAACAGGTTATTATAAAAATAAGAGTGAAAATGTAAATATTATTACAAAAAAAGATAAACCAAAAGATGTTTTAAACTTTTATAGTAAAGATGCTCTTACTGAAATTTTCCAAAATGCAAGAAAGATATGTGCAGATGCACCTTTAGCTTGTAATGTTTTGTATGCAATTAATGATTATGGAAGAGTAGTACGTGATGCTTGTCAAGCAGGTGCAAATATCATAATAACAGGTGCTGGAATTCCTACTAATATGCCAGAATTTACAAAAGAGTATCCAGATGTTGCATTAATTCCTATCGTTTCAAGTGCAAGAGCTTTAAAACTTATTTGTAAAAAATGGGAAAGATATAACAAATTACCTGATGCTGTTATTGTTGAAGGTCCATTAAGTGGAGGACATCAAGGATTTAAATATGAAGATTGTTATAAAGAAGAATTTCAACTTGAAAATATTGTTCCAGATGTAATTGAAGAAGCAAAAAAATGGGGAAATATTCCTGTTATAGCAGCTGGTGGTATTTGGGATAAAAAAGATATTGATAAATTTATAAATATGGGTTGTGTTGGTGTTCAAATGGCAACAAGATTTATAGGAACATTTGAATGTGATGCAGATGCTAAATTTAAAAATGTTTTATTAAATGCAAAAGCTGAAGATATTCAACTAATGAAATCGCCTGTTGGATTACCTGCACGTGGAGTTAGAACAAATTTACAATTCTCAATTGAAAATCATACAGCACCAAAGGTTCAATGTATTTCGAACTGTGTTGCACCATGTAATAGAGGACATGAAGCAAAATTAGTGGGTTACTGTATTGCTGACAGACTAGGAGCTGCTTATCAAGGTGATGTAGAAACTGGTCTTTTCTTCTCAGGTTCAAATGGATATAGAATTGATAAAATAATTTCTGTAAAAGAATTAATACAAAAATTAACTGTTGGAGAATAA
- a CDS encoding N-acetylmuramoyl-L-alanine amidase family protein, giving the protein MKKDEEQKIEELNKIISFGEKLNKDVRPDKKKLELLLEKKAKTNIVKSNLNKNIEIKNNTKVNNNKNTNNQKILYSIQSVYSKNNQIIIDFNVDITQEDIKAFKLNQPPLYKNVFDINGYFKDAIPTKLTLNGIDKVTLGQFQPNILRIVLSNQETLNTSYTISKRQVVITVNNIKTKSNPSVMKNENSISNPVENIEESNIDTQNEIRSITSIDDKIIVKFNKNYTKNDIKFKSFTNNKNFETIFDIKGKYKYVNPTKLNISGIDKIITTQNNTNTVRIRFINNSNTKITYSLNNKELIVTPVVLNNENTKQKTQIITKKQINKTIVIDAGHGGDDVGAVGPKKRYEKVVNLSVSKYLASILKQRGYKVYLTRDKDKFIKVMDRTILANDKNADLFLSIHTNAVPKEKANQISGIETFFLSPARSERAKRVAALENKSDIREMSASSKNVFLESLNRPRITASHKFAIDVQAGLLQAARTKYKDTKDSGVREGPFWVLVGAQMPSILIELGYISHPEESRRLYEKNYQELLANGIANGIDSYFSKNP; this is encoded by the coding sequence TTGAAAAAAGATGAAGAACAAAAGATTGAAGAATTAAATAAAATTATATCTTTTGGAGAAAAATTAAATAAAGATGTACGTCCAGATAAAAAAAAACTAGAACTTTTACTGGAAAAAAAAGCTAAAACTAATATTGTAAAATCCAATTTAAATAAAAACATTGAAATCAAAAATAATACAAAAGTAAATAATAATAAAAATACAAATAATCAAAAAATTCTTTATTCAATACAATCTGTTTATAGTAAAAATAATCAAATTATTATTGATTTTAATGTTGATATTACACAAGAAGATATAAAAGCATTTAAATTAAATCAACCTCCTTTATATAAAAATGTTTTTGATATAAATGGTTATTTTAAAGATGCAATACCAACTAAACTCACACTAAATGGAATTGATAAAGTTACATTGGGTCAATTTCAACCAAATATACTAAGAATTGTTTTATCTAATCAAGAAACGCTAAATACATCTTATACAATAAGTAAAAGGCAAGTTGTTATAACTGTTAATAATATCAAAACAAAAAGTAATCCTAGTGTTATGAAAAATGAAAACTCTATTTCCAATCCTGTTGAAAATATTGAAGAATCAAATATAGATACTCAAAATGAAATTCGCTCTATCACTTCTATTGATGATAAGATTATTGTAAAATTTAATAAAAATTACACGAAAAATGATATAAAATTTAAATCTTTTACAAATAATAAAAATTTTGAGACTATTTTTGACATAAAAGGGAAATATAAATATGTTAATCCTACTAAATTAAATATAAGTGGTATAGACAAAATTATTACAACTCAAAATAATACAAATACAGTAAGAATTAGATTTATAAATAACTCTAATACTAAGATTACTTATTCACTAAATAATAAAGAATTAATAGTAACTCCTGTTGTTTTAAATAATGAGAATACTAAACAAAAAACTCAAATTATTACTAAAAAACAAATAAATAAAACTATTGTTATTGATGCAGGACATGGAGGAGATGATGTTGGAGCAGTTGGACCTAAAAAGAGATATGAAAAAGTAGTAAATCTTAGTGTATCTAAATATCTAGCATCCATTTTAAAACAAAGAGGATATAAAGTTTATTTAACAAGAGATAAAGATAAATTCATAAAGGTTATGGATAGAACAATCTTAGCCAATGATAAAAATGCTGACTTATTTTTATCTATTCATACAAATGCAGTTCCAAAAGAAAAAGCTAATCAAATTTCTGGAATAGAAACTTTCTTTTTAAGTCCTGCAAGAAGTGAAAGAGCAAAAAGAGTAGCAGCTCTTGAAAACAAATCTGATATTAGAGAAATGAGTGCTTCATCTAAAAATGTCTTTCTTGAATCATTAAATCGTCCAAGAATTACTGCTTCACATAAATTTGCAATAGATGTACAAGCTGGATTGTTACAAGCTGCTAGAACAAAATATAAAGATACAAAAGATTCAGGGGTTAGAGAAGGACCATTTTGGGTTTTAGTGGGAGCTCAAATGCCTTCTATTTTAATAGAGTTAGGATATATTTCTCATCCTGAAGAGAGTAGAAGATTATACGAAAAGAATTACCAAGAGTTATTAGCAAATGGAATTGCTAATGGGATAGATTCTTACTTTTCAAAAAATCCTTAA
- a CDS encoding NUDIX domain-containing protein: MKMRSHVKTYGVVPYLIKGNDIKILLCLSVASKDKWGCLKGTKNKTETAYECAKREFYEESSISVEIALFENYFEQLNIDKDVGVWLVNATNIEDLDKFFSNDTLKSNYLSWENSKVKFFSLNNLPRIKNKQVNLIKEIKDFLKSKNLSH; encoded by the coding sequence ATGAAAATGAGATCCCATGTTAAAACTTATGGAGTAGTTCCTTATTTAATTAAAGGGAATGATATAAAAATATTGTTATGTTTATCTGTTGCTAGTAAAGATAAATGGGGATGTCTTAAAGGAACAAAAAATAAAACCGAAACAGCTTATGAGTGTGCAAAAAGAGAGTTTTATGAAGAGAGTTCAATCAGTGTTGAGATAGCATTATTTGAAAATTACTTTGAACAACTTAATATTGATAAAGATGTTGGAGTTTGGCTAGTAAATGCTACAAATATAGAAGATTTGGATAAATTTTTTTCTAATGATACTCTAAAAAGTAATTATTTATCTTGGGAAAATTCTAAGGTGAAATTCTTTTCTTTAAATAATTTACCGAGGATTAAAAATAAACAAGTAAATTTAATAAAAGAGATTAAGGATTTTTTGAAAAGTAAGAATCTATCCCATTAG